Part of the Archocentrus centrarchus isolate MPI-CPG fArcCen1 chromosome 4, fArcCen1, whole genome shotgun sequence genome is shown below.
ATATGAATTGCAGAAAATTAATCTCTGGAAAATAGGAAGATAATTTATAAAGgaagttaaaaacacaaaagaggcTGTTAAGTTGCATGTTTTGGCTTGACTGAAGACATTTCCTTTGCATGGAAAACATTAAGCAAATGAGGGAACAGCGAAATGTCAGTCTGGGGAGTGTGCTGCTGTGGTGTGGAGCTTTGAGAGTTTCTGCACGGTTGGTTCTCCCTGACATCTCGTGGTTACCCTACGTTTTGATGTTGGctctctttgtgtttattggggggggggggtgtcaataaagtgtgtgcgtgtgcatgcgtgcgcgcATGCATGGACAGTACTAGTCCTTGGACCCTAGCCTTTGTCTAGGTGTGGGGGAGGTGAGTGCTGTTCTGTTAGCCAGCAGCCCTCGTAAAGCCCCAGCGTATTCATGCGGGGCCTGACGAACGCTCCCCGAGGGCCCTGTCGCCATGGCGTCAACGGCTGATTGATGGCTGTCATGGAGCTGAGGGGCATattggaaaaaggaaaaggggagTGGCATTGTGGCATATGCCCAGCATCCACCACTGCAGAGAAGCTGAGGGAATAAAAAGAGGAGGGGGTTGGGGAGGAAGAATGGAGGGAGATGTAAAGTGGAGGGGACCTGCAAGGGAAAGAGCATCCAGTCAGGATCCAGAGTGGGTTTTATGATGTTGATTGATGGTTAAACATTTACAAGCTAAACACAGGGGCTGGTTTCTTTTGAGAATTGGTTCCAGTGGAAGAAATGAGGCTGTTAAGAGCACGCTAGTTCAGGGGCCGGCAGTTGGGTGGTCTGTGCTGCGGCCCAAACACCTACATCATTTCTCCCTTATCCACTTTAAAAAgctacatttctttctttttgtgtatTGTTCTGTCTCTCTTAGTTTTTAACTGTTACCCCAGTCAACCTATTGGACCATCCTCACCctcctctttccttctttctctccccccagtctttgtttttgtaaagggAGCACAAGCACATCCGCCACTACTCTGGCCTTTTGTAACCTCGTTCAGTGATTCAAGCATTAAAGGAGAATTTGTTTGACTGGGAttgcttgttttctttaaagtacacacatttacacGTGCTGAATCAtgatggtggggggggggggggggtcgtctgtcttaaaggaaaaatcccCTGGGAAGTTGTAAGAAAGGCCCCAGACAAGAGCCTCCTCGCCCGGGGCAGGACTGAGACATCTGCCCTTTTCCGGTACGACAGAGTCGGTGGGGAGACGTGGCTTATTTAGACCAAAAGCAGCGTTGGGCTGTTTGGGACAGTCCAACAAGCACAGCTGTGGGCTTTAGAGCTACATGATAAAGATCTAACATAACATGCCTGGGAACTCACCATGCACGTAGCTTTTCAGTCTGGCAAACAGTTCTTGTTCTTCTACAAGGGATGTAAATTGTTGACGTTTTTTTATGACTTTGCGGTCAATACCTTAAATACAGCTTTGTTTTACTTCATTATTTCGTTGCAGGCCTCATTCCAGGAATGGGCTACTTAAGGTTAGAGGATCAAAACAAACGGCAGTTTCGCTTTGGAGGGGCCAGACAGAGGGATTGTATGAGCATAAACCACTTAACAAGCCATAAATGTAGCTCAtactttttttctgtgataAACACAGTAacagctgctttcagtttttaaatgtgatgaTATAAAACATGCTTTTCACTGAGTTAAAAAGAAGCCCAAGTTTAAATATAATGTGCTTAATTATATGCTTTTGAATGTTATTAGCTTTAAAGTGAGTATCTTTAATTAACAAACAAATTTAGATCAATAatccaatttgtttttgttactgaGAACTTAATTGCTGATATTTCAGGTAATAATCTGTGCTTGTATTGTAAGACAAGTTAACAGTTCAGTCACCTTAAGTGACTCTGGaacatgtctctctctctctcacacacacacaaacacacacacacactgttacagTGTAATTGTCAGTTTAACAGTGGGGCTGTTTGGGCTAAAGGGCTAGAAATTATTAAACAAAGGTAAATAGAGTCCTtatatccctttttttttttttttataaacgaatgtaaaattaaagcttGTAATCTTGAGCAGTCTTTATGCTGTTTGAACCTAATAAAGTTGCTCATTGGCTCTTTTTGGAGCATTAATACATACAAGTTCTAGATATAAGTAAATTCATTCAAAAAGAGAAATTAAGTTATTATAAGGTATGCTTGCTTTTCAGGAAGTTACAAAGTGCAACACTGTGAATTTTGAAAAAGAAGTCAAAACTATGAATAACGGTTTTACTCATTTACTataaaaggcaaagaaaagagCGCAAAGCAAAAACTTCCCGAAGGTGGTGACTTGTCTGAAACTGAACTGCGTGGTGAAGTGCCAGACAGTAAGCACAGATGggaaaaacatccatccattttgttgtttatccaattcagggtcactgcggggaggctggagcctgtcccagctgccataggacaAGAGACCTGGGAATTACAGTGGCCCCGTTGGTCAGCTGACAGTCTTTTTTGGATAACCTCAAGTAGTGTGTAGTCCATACATTAGATTTGGTTTCAAGACATGCAAAGGTTGCTAAGAtctcttacttcctgttttgtgcTTTTGCTGGTCATTATGCATCGTTGTAGCAGTTTTGAAAATCTGTAATGCATCTGATAAATTTTGTGAGGTTTTGTCTGAAGATAGTGTTTCCTACTTTTGGCACATAATTTTGTGTCCTGTGAAAGTCccttttttaacctttaaacaAGGTCTACTATGGCTGTTGGATCAATTAGGTTAAAATATCTATGCTTTGAGACTCCACACAGTATTACCATGTCAACAGTTATTTTgctaaaatcttttttcttattattgtgCCCTCAATTGCCAGACTCAGCAGTATTTCAGCAATATTTTTGCTGGGTTCCTGTGTGTACAAAATTTCACATTGACATATCAAAACATTGTTAGATATGGCCTCACTTCTGTTTTGCAGTGTCACTTCCAATTCCAGCTGGATATGGCAGGCAATGCTTTAGAGAACTAAGAAAACATCTACTCATTTTTGTGAGGTTTGGTGCCAATTTTGGTAAAGATTGCAAGAAAAAttgtcaaaaataaaatttactttagattttatttaaaaaaaaataacagaaagttTTCCTCCACCTCTAACCCAATGGTGGCACTAGGAAAAGTGGAAACACTGTGGGTGTCTGCTCAGCTTCACTGCTAGAATTTCTTGTTTCATTAGATTACTTTTGGGCTGTACACCTGCTCTAACACTAATTGCTAATCGTGTGGTTGCTCAAGAGAGAAGAGAGCAAGACAGTCAAGAGTTTACCTTGATTATTGAGCATAACCGGATAATAGATATCAGCTGGACAGGTAAATCAGTGATGAATCATAACATTTGCCTGGTTCTTTATTACCATTTGTAATTTTatagctttttgttttgtttgtttaagctTTTTTTATGGTTATTGGAAACAAAAGGCTAATAAGATATATAGCAGTTGTAGCTTTTGACTTAATAAAGCTCCAGCTGGACATCAACTTAAGCCTTGGTCAAAAGCCTGATTTGAATCTACATAAGCTAAGCAACAGTTTCTCCTTTTCTTGCAACTTCTTTCACTGGTTTCCGGGTCCATGGCGTTGTCTCTGTATGATCACAGTGCTGTTAACTTCCTCTCATAAACCTTAAAGCAGCAAGCAgtataaaacagtaaaatggTAACAGTAATAACAAAGAGCGTGTAGGGGTGGGTGGCAAATTAAAGGAAGACATAAAATAGCGCATCTATCTGAGTGAGGTTGTTGGGTCAACACATGCTGCTAGAACATCATTGTGCTTTGGCACCAATTTTCCTACTTTGGAAACTTAACTAGTGGGATTTCATCCTCCTAATTCCCTTCTTTGTTTGGTCTTTTGATAATAATGGTGTTGGTGAGCACACTTGTCTAAAAGGAGACATTTCAAGTGGTTTAATATCTAATGACTGTGACAGGCAAATATTATGATTCAGATCATTTTTAACTCATTTAACCAGTCATTGACCGCTCATGAGAGAAATCTGCCTTCACATCAGGACAGACATGTCATCATCAGAGAGAGGTTTTATTGGTTTGCAGTGACCCTTAATTTTAAGGGGACAAATGGAGCTAAACCAGCAAAATACAGCTCACAGTATAACAGCATCACTGGACCCCTTCACTTTGTGGTCAAGGATTCAGGCCTGTATTGTTTTGTTGACATATTTCTCACCAGAATATGTCactatttcttctgtttttttctttttcttttttggtggtGCACTTCAGTAGATGGTTATTGTTTTTTACATCACTAAGCTGTCAAATATGCATTGATCTTTGTAATGTGGGGATTATGCACTGCAGCCCTACTATAATATCCTTCTAATAGTCAATGACCAGATTTTGCTGACACAGCCTGATCGCTGGCATTGATGTTCTCAGGCAGTGATTATACTGTTAGACTGTTGTGGGCCCCACAGACTGAGTAGGGTGCAAGGCTGTCTTCACTGAGCCTCAAGCTCACCAGCTGTTGGTAAGATTTACATCAGCTGGACCCAAGTGGACTGTGGCATATTCACAGAGGCTGAAACTATAACACCCATGTCAGTCACCCAAGGAAGAAATGGTCCTCTGTTTCCGTACATGTTGCACTAACGCAAGGGCATCACGGTTATTAAACATTATCTTCAGTATCTCTCCCACTGATCTAAATGCAGATCTTACCTTGGTTGCTGTAACTTTTAATTCGTCAGGCACTTGAGGAGTCTTTCTGACTAAAACTCCTGCCACACATGCCCCAACAATGAGCCCTCTTTCAGAGTCCCAGCTTTTCCACTTGCTATCTTAATGCAAAATCAGAATCAGCTGTCCTGCTCAGCATTTTTATATGTGCCTCACTGCGTGATTGGATCTTGATTTCTTAATTGTACCCAGCAGTACACCTGCGTGGAAGTGGATCTGCATTTGCTTTAGTACACTACTCATTAAGGTTTGGTTTGTCACCTGCCTGTAGCTTACCCACTATCCTTtgcaaagtgttttttctttttaaatactcAGTCATGATAAACCTGGTGCCAACACAAAGCtgttaaattttaaattgttttttttttttgcttgttttcatgTGCCTATGAGGCTGTGTAAGTTAGACTATTTGTTGGGTGACTCGTTCCACGTCAGTAACATTGTCAGGCAGGATCCTGATATCCTTCTTGTTTAATTTGCATATGGATGACTTGTCTGGGCAGTTTGAAgcttgcaaaacaggttgtgTTCACGTATGTGATGATTCAGTTATTTTCTGCATGTAATATGTCCTTCCCAGTAAAGAAGGTGAAAATCCTTTTCCTAGTTCTCCTTTTATAGAAAGCCTTCAACAGAGAATTTAGCAGATATGATATGTGATGTAATATGTAATGTAAACGTGTTTGACTAATGCCAAAGCCTGTCTGTTTAGGACTCTATTGGATGAGACTGTAAACTGCTCACTTCTGTGTTTTAGAATGAAAAATAGATTAATGTAAAACAGCAGCATCCAGAGTTGCATTTGTGAGGATTGGGCACACACTGTGTGTATAGATTAGATTGCTCGTTATGTGATCAGAAGCATGGATATTTTCACCTGCCAGACAGAGATAAGAAACCTAAATAACTGATGTATGTGCAGATTGGTTGAGCTAAAGCACGGCATCACCGATGAACCAGTAAATCTTACCAAAAGCTGCGGTGCAGGAGTCCGTCTGTGCATTGTGAAAAATATGATCCAACAAATGAAATTAACATAGAttcattttactgttttgatccaggaagaagaaaagtgcCCCACCTTCCCTCACAGCACAGTTAAAATGCTATGTATTTTTAACGTTTTACTATGGATGTGCAGTCTCATATAAAGTGTTCTTTGTGAGTGTAAATTACTGGAGACCGTGTAGGTTTACTAAAGTAAGTAAAATCTTTGCTGTGGACACGGAGTGGAATTGAAAATCAGCCATACTGCACAAACTTGTTTGAGGTTTTTATTGGTTTTCAATTTTAAAGTAGGTTTCTCTTGCTTTCATTATGAGACACCATGTAGAGTATATTAGTGCTTATGTTAAGGAATAATAAACATGCACAGTATGGATGTTTATCATCTCTCAGCACTCTCAGTAGCATATCATTTGATATGAGATAATCGTCCTATGATATGTATTGCTATGTGCTTTTgcataaaaatttaatttcGTACTTatgtatatttaatgttttcaaTAATTGCCTAGAATCAATAAAGGGCTTTAGCAATTAGGTTAACTCTGAAtcttagtatttatttttatatttgtagaTTTATATTAATCAATGGTTTCCCACAGTGATAATTTTTAAAACTGGCCTTCAGTTTCCTATTCAGACTCTGACAGGAAACCTGTCTAACTGAGTAGTGAGTTAACAGTTCAAGACTCGGGAAGAGGATGTCAGGAGACTGAAAAGCAACTGAGATCTTCCCAAATTTGTGCTTGCCTTTCTGTAGCACTGGACTGTTTAAGGGAACCCCAGATTCTCTAAATGCTTGAGGAGTTCTCAGGCTTGTATTATGCTGAATTTTCCACACCGCTCAGTAGAGAAGTGGGATTTATGCCGCCTGCGTCCTGGTGGTGAAGGAGCCTGATGAGATGTGACTTTTCACTGTGGCCTCACTTCTCTCCCTGCTGAGGTATTTCACAGTGGCCCTGCAGTGGCAGCCTGAGCAGATATAATTAGGGAAGGTGCAGTCGATAAAAGGGAGTGTGTTGGATATTGACCAGTGATGTCTGTAAGGCTCTGGGCCTCTAGAGCtgtatgtgagtgtggatgCTGATGCATCCATTCTTGTAGTGATCGTTTCCTATTTTCCTACATCTACACTACGCATTAAAAAATATGACTGAATGTTCTTCTCTCTCTTGGTAGCTGTTCTTTGGAAGCTAAACCCCATAGCTATGAAGACATTAGCTCATCTCAGATTGCTTCAGCTACGGGGAAGAAAAACTCAGTCAATTAGGAGCGTGTGACCGAAGCAAATGGCACATTAGTGAATTAGGCCTGCGGTTTGAGCAGGAAATCAGCCCAGCTAACCCCTGCTGTGCAGCAGCACTTTGGAGCCACTGACTCACTGCATCCCACTGATGCTTATCTGATCCACTGGATTCTGGATCAGCAGGGATCAGACCTCAATAAGGACCCCATTAATATCTTATTGAGGTcaggggtgtgggggtgggtgaCGGCTGGTTAAATTAGGTTTAAAAAGGAAATACATGGAACTTTATTCACAGGGTTGGAAAAGGGATATTGCACATTAACCAGTTACAACTGACACCAAGCACAGATTTAGCTACTGTGACTTAGTCATTTGTCACTGTGGTAGTCCCAGTTTCTCACATGTGCTTTTCTTGTTGGTCAAGAAGCGACGTCTGCCAATCCTGTTCCTTGCATGTGTCGTAAGGCAGTGTTGTGAAAAAGACTGAAAGCATTACCTGTCAGCTTAGCTTGttcctctgttttcttctttctcagaGTGCAGCAGCAGCCCCCAGCCCTGTGATGGGAGGGATGCCCCCTGGTGATGGCATGCCAGGAGGACCAATGCCACCTGCCTTTTTCCAGGTCAGTCCATTAACTACAGCTATGTTGTCTGCTAGTGTTGGGGAATGTCCCTAAATTGAGTTTACACCACATTTTTTGATATATCATTTCAACAATTGTTTCATATAAAACTGTAATCTATTATTTTCCTGGgaatgggggggtgggggtgggggattaattcatattcatattttgcTCCTGTGCTACTGCAGGCTTTAGCTTTTGATGATGCTTGTTTTGCATGTGTTCTGAAGCAGTAGGTCTCCACATTGGTGTCTGTGCTGCTTTTGTCTTTATATGCTCCACTCTACTTAGTAAGCTAGTAGTAAACATCATAGATGTACTGTCTGTCTGGACCCCTTTTGTGCTGTAAACAGGAAGGTGTGGCCTGGCCATTTCCCCTAATGGAGAAATCGAAAGGTGCAGCACCTTCTGTAAATCAATATCTCATGAAGATAAACTTATCACAGGCAGCTGTGTGGAACTGACTCGTTAGAGGTGACATAAAGTTGTGATGCTGCTCTGCCTCCACTAGACCAAACGATTAACAACAACACATCCAGCAGTTTATTATAAAGCAGATGCCACAAAGCCATGAGTCATTAAGTGATCATGTTATTATCAGAAAAGAAATTCTGAGGTTTATCCATGAGTGCACGCATGCACTCACACTTTCCCTACCAGGAGCAATTTGAGGAGGCTCAATTAGACCCCTCTCTCTGTCAGTTCAGCAACATTAGTGACACAGTGCCGGTGTTTAGTGTTGTTATAAAGCTAATTGCATAGAGCTTAATTGATGCTGTTAATTCAGGAAAATTAGCAGTGATAACATGCTGCATGTAGCACACTTCTTAATGTCTTGACTGACAGGCAAAAGAGCACACATCgtctccatctctctgtctctcttctgtcACTCAAGGCTGTCATTTGCTTGTTCTTTTCTGCTCAGTCTCACTCTTTTACTGTTTGGTACATAAAAATGAGTATtctattttgtatatttttacattttttgcgCCACACTTTGGTTCTTGCACTCCAACTGTCCTCTGCCCTGCAGTAACCCTGCTTCTCCGTCTGTCCCTCCTTTTGTCACTTTTGTTTCTtgctccttctttctctctacGTCTCATCCTCCCCACTGTCCCTCCTCTATCGTCCTCTTTGCCTCTTCATTTTATGTGATGCCACAGGGTCCTCCTGGTCCCCAGggctctcctcaccctcagcCTCCTCCCCCTAACAGTATGATGGGACCTCACAGTCAGGTAACGCTGCCTTTCTCTcattgtctctttttctttttcgcCGGTTTTGCTATGTGCAGTCATGTGGCAAGGCTGATTCTCAGTGCTGATGCTTCATGCTTTGGCATTTGTCTCAGCTTAAAGCTTTATGCTGCTTACAGTATTCACACAACATGAAACCCAGAAACTGGAGTACATTTTAAGAAGCATTTTTATTGAAATATCACAAAGCCAATATGTTTATGTTGTAGTCATTCATGTCACCTCGCTTTGCTGGAGGCCCAAGAGGTCCACCCATCAGGATGGCCAACCAGGTAGGGATCATGCATACATACTCACCACAGAATTGTGTCTATTTCAAATTGCAATTTTCATAATTAATTTTCTTCTGGTAGCCACCCGGTGGAGGACCAGGTCCTCATCCCATGCTGCCCAACATGGACCCCACACGGCCACAAGGTGCGTATCATTTCACTTGAACTACATACAGTACATCTACAAATCACACAGTTAGTGTGAAATTATTTACACATATTTTGATTGCCTTACTCTTCAGGTCATCCTAACTTGGGGCCAATGCAGAGAATGAGCGGCCCTCGAGGCATGGGGCCTATGGGGCCAGGCCCTCAGGTAGGCTGCTTTTTGTATACAGAATAAATCATCACTGCCTTGATGACTCATGAGTCAGTGGTCTTTAGCCTATTAGTTCCCATGATAGGAAGGTATTCACTTTGCCAACCAAATCCAGACCAAAAGAATTTTGACAGTGTTAGCAGATGTCAGTGGTAGGTTTGcaagaatttttatttttaccctGTGGTTTCAGTTTTTAAGCTGATTTTCATTTATCTTCTCAGAACTTTGGTGGTGGGATGAGGCCTCCACACAACACCATGGGTCCTGGTATGCCAGGAGTAAACATGTGAGCCTTCTGTTTGGTTACAAGTATCGTCTCACATGCATTTTAACTTAAGTGCAACAGTTAACCaagatttctgtgtgttttcttatGTAGGGGCCCAGGGANNNNNNNNNNNNNNNNNNNNNNNNNNNNNNNNNNNNNNNNNNNNNNNNNNNNNNNNNNNNNNNNNNNNNNNNNNNNNNNNNNNNNNNNNNNNNNNNNNNNTCGAGTCCTGCACTTTACATGACCTGAGCTCAGTACATCAGGACTAGGCCGCTAATCTTTTACAAATGCTGGGAGTCTCCATGACCGGGCCCTTGCAGAGATGGCTTAGTCAAAACATCCCCGCTGCTCCTGAACACAACCTCGGCCTCTAGCTTAATTCAAACGCTGATTAACTAACAAATACCTGCTGCTTGTTCCACAGTATTACGCAGGCCGGTGCGCTCTGCTCGGCTCCATGgagtttgacagtgtgtttgctgTTCTGCAGAGGTGCACAGAGACCTACTGTGTAACAGGCTTTTCAGGATTTGTTGGTAAAATGATACAGGACTTGAAAAATCACTAACTAACAATTTATGCTGACAACCATAAACGGAACAGCCAAGATTTTGACCGTTTGGCCTCAATTGTGATTAAGCTGGTTGGcggttgcgtcatcagtgtttcctGCCAGCAGATGAAagcaaaatgaacatttttaccaGATGATACAGGTAGAAGTGATAATCATAAATCATGGCCTTTTGTCCAGAATCAAATTTCATTGTAGTAATCTCAACAACTCCCCAACTCCTCACACTTCCCAAGTTTCTAAGAAAGTCTTAGTTTTGCTGCCAAGCACACTtcccatttaaataaatataactaCTTGTTCTATAACTCTCTATCATTGAGAAACTGCCTCGTTTTACGACTATTTAAAACGACGTTGTTGCAGAATGTATtgtgaaatcaaactaaatACGTGTGGTTTTGTTAGTAATTGTATGTGATAAATGATTTGAGTTTATTCTTCATTCATTTCTATGCAGCTTTGGCCAAACCGAGACTACTGCTAACATTGGGGTGGCACTaaaacttttcagtttttccacGTGGGAATTTTCCGTAGGCCAAATAGTTACGTTTGCAGGCATGACTGAAAAAAGTGGAAAGGTTTCTTTAAGTCATTTGTATTGTTGATAAAGCTCTGGTTAAATAGGTGGTTACACTGAAAATGTGGCCATGTGGGATCAACAAGCGTAGAGAAAAAAACCTTCTAGAAAAATAGTAGTTGCAACTCCAGTTCTACGAGTATGCAAGCAGTCTGGTGTTGTGGGGTGACCAGACGTTAGTCCCCGCATGGGTCTGCCCCTAATCTGCGGTGTTTTCATTGTCTAGGTACTCATATGTTCATGCAGAGTAATAATGGTATAGTACTTGCATCCAGCATAAATTGccagtatttttctgtttatttttatacttttaaaatgacaggatACACTGGGGATAATAAATCTTACACAATTGTTCCCAAGAATGATGCTTTTTAttccaacttaaaaaaaaaagttggaattTCAACAATATCTATAAACTGAATGGTTTTATTTTAAGTGAAGCTTGTGCAATGATGTTCTCTAGTTTGAGGTTTGACAAAAGGCtgcaattaaaaatgtttaatgtatAGCTCCCAAAACCACACTTTGACGAAAGTCAACGGAACTTGTTAGCCGGACCCTTGATAGGCCTAgctgtaaatgtaaatgcataGTTTACCACAGCATCCACATTTACAGGGCCAGATTTGTCATTTGACACGAAAATATGGCCAATCTAGGCCACTGTAAAGATGCCAGTCTCATACAAGAGCTCTGAGCCATGAAGGAGCCCAGCGAGAGAGGCAAAGCATCAGTATATGTACACTGCAGCCTGCCAAAGTACACTCATTTAACAGCACAAAAAGACTTGCACTGAGAACCCACATGTTTATGTTAGGGATGATGTAAAATGGCTAGAATTCATATTTCACATCAAATTTCTCTTTTAAGATGGCTTCTCTCAATTTTTACGTGTaaggaaacaaacatttgcatttcaaaGTTCTTCAAATAAgaataaattaaaagcaaacCATTTTATGGGTTTGGAGACCATATTGGAAAACAGGTCAGGGGCgaaatgaatattttttatgGTTCATAAAAGAGCTTCACAATGAATGCCAGGTTATGTGAAAGGTTTGACACATGGTACAGGCCAGAGTCCTTCGAGATTCCCTCTCTATTCAGACTCTTGCGCTCTCTGGCCAAGACCAGCCAAACAAACCACACGGCAAAAGCCAAGATTCAAATgaataatgatttatttatttctgcttgTTATCATCGGATTAGGCTCCTTCTCACCAAAGACTTGCCCAAGAAGCTATCGACTGGCGACCTTCACTTTTTACTTTAGTTCATCTGTTTCAAGTTCATTaataattaactcaaaactCAGAGCCAGCTtggtacttcctgtttttttagaGGTATTTtaggattttcttttctttattcagttcaCTAACTTTATGTATTTGACAGTTTCTGCAGCATGACAGCAAACCTGAAACATATAGCCACATTGAAATAATTTTGCTTTGCAGTACATAATATATGCCCCTATTTGTAATATGTAACAGATTCTCTTAGTTTATTTAAACTGAGTCaagcattttaaatatttttggagTACTTaagctttttcttattttataattccatgtaactGTGTGAATGAACACAATTCATCATGTTTAAAGTAGGTCCAACCCAGAGTCATTCTGGATATACATAAAT
Proteins encoded:
- the ssbp3b gene encoding single-stranded DNA-binding protein 3b, which gives rise to MFPKGKGTPVPSDSQAREKLALYVYEYLLHIGAQKSAQTFLSEIRWEKNITLGEPPGFLHSWWCVFWDLYCAAPERRETCDHSSEAKAFHDYSAAAAPSPVMGGMPPGDGMPGGPMPPAFFQGPPGPQGSPHPQPPPPNSMMGPHSQSFMSPRFAGGPRGPPIRMANQPPGGGPGPHPMLPNMDPTRPQGHPNLGPMQRMSGPRGMGPMGPGPQNFGGGMRPPHNTMGPGMPGVNMGPG